The stretch of DNA AGCCACAGCAAAACACCAAACCAAGCAAGCTGCCATGTGCCGGCGTCTGCTCGCCGCGGCACGGCTCCGGCCGGGATGTAGCACGAGCTGCTCAGCGGCACCTGCTGGCCTTGCGTGCTGCCCGgcacggcggccgtcgtctgACAGAACCCCGTCGGCGTCGTCCCCCTGCTCGGCTGCAGCGTGCCCTGCAAAATCAGATGGCAAAGATCAGTAACGCTAACGCCCAGTTCCATCAATCAGACCGGCAGGCAGATAGAATTGGCTGGCGAGCAGCAATCTCGTAGAAGAACCTGCGGCGGAGACGGAGTCACAATGGTCggagccgccgtgccgccgctcttGGCAAGCCCGGCGTCGTAGTTCGCCGTCAGGTCCGCCTTGTACAGCCCGAAGGAGCGCTCCGACTCCGGCCCGCTCTTGAGGTTCTCGTCGTAGAGCGCGAAGATGTAGGTGTCCACCGACTTGCCGGGCGTCCGCGGCGTGCCGGCCTGGGACTTGAGGTGCGCTACGAGGTTGCCGACGTAGGCCTTGGCGTTGTCCACGGTGGCGCCAGCCTCGTCGGCGTCGCCCTTGTACGGCCACCCGGTCTCGGCGATGACGATGTCCACGTCGCCGTAGCCCTTGGCGTCCAGCGCCGCGCGGATGGCGTCCAGCTGCGCGTCGAACATGTTGGTGTAGGTGAGCCCGGACACGGCGTCGACGCGGCCGGCGTTGGGCTGGAAGAGGCAGAACGCCAGCGTCTCCGGCCGCGTGTCGGAGGCGTAGGCGAAGTAGGGGTACGGGTTGATCATGAAGGGCGCGCCGTTCTGGTGGAGGAAGTCCAGCACCGGGTCCAGGCTGCTGGCGAGGTCCTGGTGGAACGCGCCGGACGACGGCGGGTCCGACGCCGACAGCACGGCCATGGAGTGCACGGTGGAGATCTGTTCGTGCAAGGCGCGTGCCAACTTCACTGATCAGCTCGCTCAACAATCATTCGGCCAACCACGCGCAGTACATGTTCTGCTTTAGTTAAGGCATTGTGCCACCCATGAGTGACGACGAGATCAGGAGATACGTGCCTTGGTGGTCGagccggcggggagcgcggcgaggaggttCTGCATGGCGGGGAGGAGCTGGGGCGCGAGGGTGGGGTTGCCGGAGTTGAGCAGCTCGTTGCCGACGGAGATGGCGGAGACGGTCACCGTGGTGGGGATGTTGGCGGCGGcccaggacgcggcggcggcgggggaggacgCGAGGTTGGGCACGTCGCCGTTGGGGATGCCCAGCAGGATGGAGATGTTGGAGCCCGCGAGCGCCGCGACCAGCTCCGGCTGGGGCTCGTAGAGGCGGAGCTTGCCGATGGACGTGGACATGAGCAGGCTGGccgtcgacgccggcggcgggaggttgTCGGCGATCGTCCCGTAGTTGACGCCGATGAACGACTGCGACGCTGTCAACAGTGAACGAGCGCAATGAGAAGACATCCACCAAGTCACAGTTACGGTGCATGTTCAGTTCAGTTCAGTTCACGAGCTCAGCTGCTGCAGAAAACCAGCTTAAAATTAAAACTGCAGTAGTTCCAGAAAGCTTTGCCATGAGCTCCAAAACTGATGATTGCACGAACCAGATTTTAAAGAAGTTTCAGAGAAAAAGTAGATCAGTTCTTGCCTTTCTTGGGATGGATCCAAACTGGAAGTGAACATGATTTGTGGGGGACGACGCATGACGCGTTTGGTCAAATGCAAATGTACCAGAACGACCGGTGGTTAGACGGCAACGATACGCACAGCTGAGCAGCCGTGGGCACCATCATCTGGCGCGCACGAACGACACGCCACGACATGGCGGATCATCTCTGCTTCGGCGGAGCATTGGTGGcaactgcaagtctgcaactaCTCTTGGGTTTTGTCCACGAGTCgttgatttatttatttattacatagtTTGATCAGAGGAGTTGTTGATTTCCTACGCTTTGATGGTTGGGCAATATAATTAGCATGCCCCTGCTAGATTCCCTGACCAACCGGTTTGGTGGACTCAAAGTGTGATCCACGGGTCAAAGTCACCTTCATGCCAGTCCACTCTGAGCACGACCCATGCCAGAGCCAATAGCAACGAGTACTACTTGTACCATTCCTCCATAACTCGGTCGTATAATGCACAGTCGTCGCTGGTCACACAACAGAACGTGCTAGCTACTAATCTATTCTACCCAACTTGGCATGGTTTGGTTTTTGTGTGGTTCGTCAGCATCGCCTTTCAGAGCAATTCCAAGCTGACATGATCCCTATCTTTATCCAGGCGTTAAGAATACGACTATGACAcatggaaaaaaaagagaggagaagcTTCAGCTCTCGGCAGTTTATTTTTGTTGCTGTTAGTTAGAGGAATTTCATTTTCATGGGGAGCAAAAGAAAAGATCTCAGCAAATCCGTCCCACCTTCAGAATAGCGAAAATTGTACCATCAATCACCGTCGGCTTTACACGCCACTACTTGGGGAGCTAGCAGCAAAGCCCGGCAACGAAACTACCCCCACTAGGGAGTCAGCTCAGCTGCGTGCGTATGTGTAACGTCCGACGTATAACGAATTTTTGTCTCTGCAGAGATGATAAAGTGCTGTGCAGTAGTACTACGGTCGTTGGAGAAACGAAGAAGCCGCATACCGAAAATGAAGCCGCCACTCTCCAAAGCGAGCTAAATTGAGCATGCGACTCGAGTAGAAGCAGAGATTCCAGCGAATGATCTTTACTCCAAAGCAAATGGGGAAAAGAGCGACTACTGATGTGGTTCAGTGCTAGCCTGTACGCATGCCGATGTTCACCCCTTTAGGAGACAACTAACTCTGGTAGCCTAAAGAATGGAGATGACCAAGTAGAAGCATAGCACAATTGCAGGCTGAGGAAGAAGTctgaattatatatatattctgaAGTGTGCTTATTAGCAGGGGAAGTAATTACTAATGGCAGCATGAACTTACTCGCGGAGTGGAAGAGGAAGACCTGCAGGAGGCCCAGGACCGCAGCAGCGGCATCCCGCCGCCCCCTGCTCCCCATGCTAGGTAGGGACTGCTCACCGCAGCCGCCCCCTACGGCGTCTCCAATGGCAGGTCGGCGACTagcggcgaggaggaagacgaaggcGCGCGCTAGCTGAGGAAAACGAGCGAGGGGAGGTGCGCGGGGGCGGGCGGGAGACGCACGAGCAGCGCAAGGGGTCGCGCCGTCGCTGGGTGCGGGGAGTCTTTCCGCCTACCGCGCGTAAAAGAAGGCTgcagcgcgcgcgggcgacaCCGTGGGCGTGGGGGTGCGGCAGGACGCCGGGCGTTGTACGCGCAGTAGAAAGAACGCGCCCCGGCCggtccccgtccccgtccccgtccgCCCCTTTTGCGCGCGCGTATCTGAAATTTCCGATTCCGCCTGCACCGGCCTCCACGTCCGGAATCTTTTTTATAGGGGCTCGGTGCCGCTCCGTGCTCACCGTAGGCAAGAGCAAGACTgcaggaggccggccggggttGCTTCAGGTGTAGGCGTGTAGCACTACGTGTCATGCTCATGAGACGAGACCGGCCGGACCAGACcggaccggcggcgagaaaGCAGGAGGGGGGTCGCTTGCGTCGGGAATCATGGCGGTGGCAGCGCATTGCAGCCGGGATCGAACTTTCTCGACTTGGCGGAAATTTGGGGTGTTTCCGGGGAATTATTCGTCCGTCCAAGCAGCCCAGGATGTGGCTGCGCGCCAGTGCTGGGTGCCTGTCCCGGCGGGGCGGGCGAAATCAGCAGGCTCGCGAGGTCGCCGTGATGGCGATATGTACGTTCTGGTCTCAGAGTCTTACTACTAGTACTTAGCAATCGGCCTCGTCCAAGTTTTGCAGTTATGGGTCGTGCCATACAGCTATAGGCTGGCGTGTCATGAGCAGGATTTGAGTGGATCCTATGCGCGATTACGGTGTGGCGTCGGGGCGGCCACACGTGGTGTTATCGCGCTAATTGTCACTCGAGCGCGGGGACACCTCATTACTTCAATGATCAAACGAAACCAGAGGTCCCTGAGGTCAGGTGACAGGGAGAAGCCAGAAGGGTTGGGTGCGCCAAGGCAGCacagggcggtggcggctgaAGATGGcgtcgcgcccgccggccgctccgctccgctgcAGCCATGACCATGATGAGCCGGCACGAGAACTTGTGGATGGATCATCGCCCCGGGTTTGCTCCAgcttctctgtttttttttccaagaTTGATTTAAGTGCCAGCTCGACCGAATTGTCGTGGCCTGCAGGAAAAGCAAACACACTCTGGCAAGGTTTATTGCACTCGTACTTCCCAAGCTGGTCTCTCTGCTTTGGTCTAGCTCGGGCTGATCCACGCAAGTGTCCAAACCGTACTTCGAAGGTTATATGCATAGTCCACACGGTGCCGTGCCGACATATGCATGCATATGTTTGCCGTTCGCGCGAGTACACGCGCATTACACGCCGGCGTGCCACATCTAAGTATGGTTGGTGACAACGCAGCAAGTACGAGAGGGACCACGGACGACTTGCAGAATGCAGACGCAGTAGTGGTAGTATATGCGCAGAGTGTCCATCCAGTTTCACTCCGTTCCGcagccagctccagctccagcccaatagtattttcttctcacaccactccagccaccagctccagccagcccaacaatatttttctctcacatcattCCAGCTCCAGCTTGCCAAACACAAGTTTGTTACCTGCAGCAGGCCATGATTGGGTTAAAAAAAACTTCAAACAAAGTTGAAACAAGAAAAGAAGCCCATCATCACCTGCGGGCCTGCAGCAGGTTAGGTGAAACCCATGGCCCATGGGCCCTCGTAGTGGAAAGAAAACTTCCCTGGTCGATCATCTTTGACGATGTCGATGATGAATTGATGATCGGGGTTTGTTTCCATTTTGATCGAATGTTGTTCAGACAAGAGAGTCAGAGACAGACAGCTTGGAAAGGTTGGTGCTGCCGTCACATGCAGATGCAGGTACACCACACGAAAAAGAGCCAGCCAACTCTCCAATCAAACGCATGAGACGAAACACGCAAGCCGCACCGTGTAACCGTTCCTTCACAAACAGAAAACAGATTTGGTGGTCGATGTGACATTCAAAGGTAGGGATTTCACAATCCCTTCCCTTCCAATTTTTACTAACAGATGAGAtgttcaagtttttttttttttgcttgcttgcttggaaGAATTGATCTGTTGTCATGCTGATCGCAAACAATCCTCACCTCAGCAGGTGGAAATGTTTGCAATGCCCATAAGTTTTGCACAAAATATTCTAATTTCTTCAGGGATCCTACGAGCACCAGATGTGATATCAAGAGACAATGCTAACTCCAAACATTACCCTCCAAAACTGCATCTTTCTTGCAGACGAGGTAACGAGCGTTGATCTCCGATCCGACGGTGGTGCGCGCGCAACAGCAGGAGGGAGGATCCgagctcctcttcctcctccaaccAATCCCTCTTCTTCCCCTCCTGGCTGCTGGCTCCCGCGGTTCCTCCTCCTTGTCTCCGGCAATTCGAGGACAGTTCTCGCCGTGGGGGGACCGGAGAGAGATCAGCCGTCTGGTGAGGTGAGTCGGGAGGAGCGGCTGCCCGCGGGCGGGAGAGGAGATGATCACGCGAGCCAAGCTCGTGGAGCAGCTGCGGGACCACCAGATCCGGTCGGCCCAGTCCTactccgccgcgctcgccgtcttCTTGCCCAGCCCCCACATCGCCTCCAGGTCAGCCTCCCGCCAACCTGCTCACGTCCGATTTCCAATTCGGTGCGCTTGACTGATAACGTGACGCGTAGGAAGTAGGGATCGCCCAGATTCGCGCGGTATAGACTGCGCCTTAATCTCGTGCGGACATGATCTTGTGGATCTTGGCTGGTCTGTATGGGCCTTAGTTGCATCCATTTTGCTTTGTTAGTTCCGGATAGGAACCAGCAGGGATGCACGAGATGTATATGAGCAGTTATAAGAGATTTAATTCAAGAAAAGTATCAACTTATGGGCTTATGGCCTCATCGGAGAGACAGAATATTTTTACTTGCAGGCATAATATCGTACAAAATGTTACTAGAAGACCTATGCTTGTAGTTAATAAAATACCATACTTTTGAAGATAGGAATTCTTGAGAAGTGTTGGCGTGGAACCTGTTGTTCTCCAAGTATTAATCTTTTCATCACGCTAGATTGTTTGCTGGAAGCAATGAAGAATGTACGTGGGTATAAGTTAAGAGACAGGGGTTGCTTTTTGTGTGAAGACAATAGCGTAGCTACTGTGCTTGGTTGGCATTTGGGTGGAGCATATGGATTTCTTGTTTTAGTGCAACTCTAACCAACTGAAACACTGTTAAACCATGTATCTTTCTCTGATGGATTCGCCAGTTGCTGAAGAAATGAATTCTTGAACGTAAAAGGAATTAGTAACAAAATggatgccaccaccaccactttaTTAAACTTGTGACGGGAGCTCTTTTCAGGCTTGCTTCTGGCCAGATTCTTGTTGAGCCAGCTCACATTATTCAGGTAAACAGGTATAGCCCAAAGGCTAGTTGAGTTAGCCAACTGCCTTGCCTCTGACCCTATCTCCTGCTTAAGCCTGAGCCAAGCCTGTTGATGTCGGGTGAGTGTTTAATTTGCTCAGGTCTAACTTGTGCTGCTGCTACTTCACTTAGATCCAGAGACTCAGATCATGCCTAGTATGTTGGTAATCTTGTATAGGGCTAGCACTTGGCACTAATAATCCATATCCAGTTGAAGTAATGTAactgaattttctaagatttaatAGGATGCCATGTTGGAAACTTGAAGCTTCATTTAAAGGAAATTGTGGTACTCCATTTGTTGGAAGGGCAGAACTTCTCTGTTCCGGCAACTTGGCAGCATTTGATAGATTGGCAGCTTGTTGTTGGATGCCGTTCCTTTTCTATCCATGCAAATATGTGCAGAATATTGACCAGCATAGTCTTTTGATGATCTTGATGGACATAAGTGGGCATGATGCCACTTGGCTCATCGAGGTTGAATGCAAAAACACCAGTCATGTTTGCACGGCTCCCAGTGAGCACTCTTAGCTGTGTTCTTTTGGTAAACAAGTAGTGGTTAACCAATTTTTAATTGTGTATTTCTTATTGAGCTTGTCCCAATTTGCGTGGAACTAAAAGGAAAACATTTGGCCCAACAAGTAGTGGTTATCTTTGTATTTCTTATCATTTTTTGTTATTTTAAATTGAACTTGAACACAATCTCATGCCCTCTAGTATTAGAAAACATTTGGCTCAATCTTGAACATCTCCAAACAACTGAAGGAACAAATTCATGGACTGCAACATTTCAGTGGGTCTTACAAGTTACTACAATCTAATATGAAACCATAGATCGAAAAGGAAACAAGGTATATAGGAACAAGTGTTAGAGCTTACTTCAGTGGAAGAATTAGataaaaggaaaaagtccaaATTACTACCTTGAACTATGACCAAAGTctaaataaccccctaaactatgttttagttcattttaccccctaaactatatcATTTGGTACAATTTACCCCTTGATGGaatttctcttttttgtttctccacaCACAAGTGGAATCTTAAGTTGGTTTTTTACAAGATGGTAGCGGACATCATAAcgtattttagaaaaatatatcatcatttttttcatcATTCTTTGATAGAGTAAGATATTTACTAATAAATTCTttcttgaaattcaaattataTAAAACATATTGACGAAAAATTCATAATACATTTTATTAaaatgcattgtgatgtccactactaccatgcaaaattttaaattaagatTCAACTTATATGTGGtggaataaaaagaacaaatttcGTTAAGGGGTATGATGAACCAAATGACATAGTTTAAGGGGTAAAACAAACCAgaacatagtttagggggttattcagACTTTTGTTATacttgaggggagtaatttggACTTTTTCCTAGATAAAACAGGTGTCTTGAGGCATGGAGATTTGTGGGTGGAGGATTGTGGAGATTGTAGCAAAAACAAACAATAGGGCATTGTCCTGGACGGCTGGACCTTGCCGTCTCAGTAGTGCCGAGATAGACACGCCCCCTGAGGAGGCAGGACGGTAGAAAGGAGTGACCTGGTGAATCAATCTATTGCTTGGTTTCCAAAATGATGCTGTGGCCCTTTATATATAGCCGACTCCTAAACATATCTCTAAACTGATCTCCTAATTGAACTCCAAGTTAACAAATTGAAATCCAATCTTAACCGAGACTGACAACTTAAACAACTCGGCTG from Panicum virgatum strain AP13 chromosome 9K, P.virgatum_v5, whole genome shotgun sequence encodes:
- the LOC120646752 gene encoding glucan endo-1,3-beta-glucosidase 7-like, which gives rise to MGSRGRRDAAAAVLGLLQVFLFHSATSQSFIGVNYGTIADNLPPPASTASLLMSTSIGKLRLYEPQPELVAALAGSNISILLGIPNGDVPNLASSPAAAASWAAANIPTTVTVSAISVGNELLNSGNPTLAPQLLPAMQNLLAALPAGSTTKISTVHSMAVLSASDPPSSGAFHQDLASSLDPVLDFLHQNGAPFMINPYPYFAYASDTRPETLAFCLFQPNAGRVDAVSGLTYTNMFDAQLDAIRAALDAKGYGDVDIVIAETGWPYKGDADEAGATVDNAKAYVGNLVAHLKSQAGTPRTPGKSVDTYIFALYDENLKSGPESERSFGLYKADLTANYDAGLAKSGGTAAPTIVTPSPPQGTLQPSRGTTPTGFCQTTAAVPGSTQGQQVPLSSSCYIPAGAVPRRADAGTWQLAWFGVLLWLAMVAGM